GGAGCTGGAGGACGCCGCCGTTGGGCGTGGTCCAGGCCCCCAGGGCCAGCCAGACCGTGTCGGGCAGGGCGCCGAAAAGGGCGGCCGGATCGAGGCTGCCTTCGAGCACGGCGCCGCGGGCCTGGGCGGGGGCGCCCGCCCCCGTGTCGAACCAGCCGCTCCACCCGTTGTCCACCTCGTTGGCCAGGTAGGCGCCCCAGGCCGCCGCCTGGCCCGCCTTGGCCCAGGGCGCCGGCTGCGGGGCGCCGGGCGGTGCGGCCAGGAAGAGGAAGTGGTCGCGCCCGGCCTGGGCCGGCGTCCCCGCCAGGTAGAGGCGGCTGCCGTTCCAGCCCGCCCACAGCTGCAGGTTCTCCGCCTGCGCCACGAGCTGGGCGGCGGCGTCCAGCTGGCCGTCCATCGCCCAGTCGGCGGCCGCGCCCTCCACCGGGACATGCCAGTCCTGCCCGCTGTTGTTGTCCCAGTGCCCCAGGTTGTCGTGGAAGACGAAATCAACCTGCTGCGCTCCCACCGGCAAGGTCAGGGTGATGCGCCAGGCGGCGCTGTCCGCCGCCCAGGCCATGGGCGCGTCGCTGACGCCGCCCCAGTTGTTGAAGCCGTAGTGCAGCCAGATGGGATCGGTGGCAGGGGGCAGGGGTCCACCCTCCACCCGGTATTGGATGGTGAAGGCCTGTCCCGCCTGGCCCGGCCGCGGCCACCAGGAGACGCGCCCCCCCTCTCCTCCCCCGCCCTGGCCCTGGCCCGTGCCGATCCAGGTGTGCAGGATGGGGCTGCGCCTGACGTGGCCGCGGCTGTCCCGCGCCTCCACGAAATAGTCGACGAGGAGCCCCCCTTCCTCCACCAGCTCGGGCTCCGTGACGTGGAGCCAGTACTGGTCGGCGATCACCGTGGGCATGACGAAGAAATCGATGTTGGGATCGTTGTGGACATTGCCGGCGGGAAAGGCCCTCTGGTGCATGGGCAGCTGGCGCCAGGACCCCACCTCGGGTCCGCCCGCATAGGTCTCATTCTGGTGGCTGGCCAAGGGGTTCTCCCCGTCGGCGTCGATGCGGTAGTGGAAGGTGACGCTGTCCACGCCCGACACGTCGTGGACAAAGGTCCAGACCCAGAAGTCGCGGCTGTGGAGAGTCTGCTGGTAGCCCCAGAGGCTGCCGAAGCCCACCGCGCCGGGGTTGTGCGGGTGCTGCTGGGGCAGCCAGATGGTGGGCGGCGTCTGGTCCAGGGCGCCGTCGCCGATCACCTGGGCGGCGTGGGCCACGGCCGTGTTGCAGGCGACGGTGGCCTTGACCTCCATGTCGAGGGCGGCACCGTAGTACATGTAGCCGCTCTCGAGGGCGGGCAGGAAATGGTGCCAGGCCAGCTCGGCGGACGAGGCGGGATGGGCCGCCGGGTCCATCACGGCGGCCGGGTCCACGTCCCCGTCGATCTGGGCGGCGGTGGAGACCAGATTCTGCGCCGCCGTGATCACGGCCCAGTTGCGGATGTCCTCGGCCCAGCCCCCGGCCATGTCGAAGCGGCCGTCGGCTCCCACCGGCGGCCAGTTCCAGTTGATGAAATCCGGGCTGCCGAAGTCGCCGTCGGCGTTGACCCAGCCGCCGTCCTCCACGTGGACGATGTCCTGCGGGGAGACGGGATGGTCGGCCAGGTACTGCTGCACCACGGTGGGCGTGTGGCCCGCCGCCACCGCCGCGGCGGTGAAGCCGGGCACGCTCTGCATGTAGTAGGAATAGCCGCCGCCCCAGGCGTTGTCCCCGTCATGCCCCAGCACGATGAGGAGGGGCTGCTCCGGCTCGCTGTGGGGAGCCACCTGGGCCACGTCCTCCAGCCCGTACATCTGGTAGCCGTCCTGCCAGCTCATGGCCATCTCCATGGGCACCACCGTGAGGGTGCTGACCGCGCCGCTCGCCGGGTCGATGTGCTGGGCTTGGTGCGGCCTCATGGCGAAGGGCACGGCGTTGGTGGGTGTGCAGTCGCGGCTGATGGTGCGGCTCCACCAGTGGGCCTGGGGCGGGTTGAGCTGGTCGGCCCGGTTGGGCGGGTCGCAGTTCTCGCCCCCGGTGCCCAGCACCAGCGGGAAGTCGGCGCAGGCGCGGCTCAGATGGTTGTTGGGGACGAAGGACCACTGGATCCCCTCCGCGGCCAGCACGGGGATGATGCGCGTGCTGAAGCACATCTCCGGCGGGAAGAAGCCCTGGGAAAGGCCGGGCGCGGCGCCCCAGGCCCGCTCGTGGGCCAGCTTGGCGATGCGGATCTCCATGCGCAGCGCCTCCTCGTCAAGGAGGGGCGCGATGCTGTGGTGGTAGGGCGTGAGGACCTGGTCCAGGCGCGGGAAGCCGCCGGGGGTCGTCCAGCCGCGGGCCTGGCGGATGGGCTGGTTCCAGGCGGGACTGTAACCCAGGGCGCCCGCCGCCCCCAGGGAGGCCACGTTGTCGATCAGGCAGCCGGCGTAGCTGACTTGCGCCCCGCTGAGCGGCCCGCTCATGGCGGCGATGGCGTCGCGCATGCGCCACTGGTAGGCGGCCACCCGGTCGGCCACGCTGAAGATCTGCGCCACGTCGTTCTGCGGATGCGCCGCCCCGGCGTTGCGCCGCTGGATGGACTCCCAGGCCGTCTCCACCGTGGTCGGATGGAGGGCCGAGGGCTGCGGCCAGTAGATGGGCTGTTGCTGGTGCCAGTGGTAGGTGGTGTAGACGGCGGCGCCGGCGGTGGCGGCGCAGACCAGCAGGATTGTCAGGGCGATGGATCGGCGCATGGGGGAGCACTCCTGGCTTGCCCGCGCAAGGTGGGGAGTATGGCGTGAAAATGGAAGACGGCCGGACCCGGTCGGCGGGCCTGACACCGGCGCTACGGCCGGGTTTGCGCCTCGATGCGAGCATCAGAAAAGCCCCCGCCGGATCGCGGCGGGGGCTGAACGTGTCGCTGGGCGGCGCGCGCTACTTCTTGTCGTCCATCACCTCGAAGTCCGCCTCCACGGCCTTGCCGTCGTCGCCGGCGGCCGCCTGGCCCTTGGGCTCGCCGCCCATGCCGGCGAAATCCGCCCCCGGTCCGCCCGCGGCGCCGGGGCCGGCCGTCTGGGCCTTCTTGTAGAGTTCCTCGCTCACGCCCTGCCAGGTCTTGTCCAGAGCCTCGGTGGCGCTCTTGATCGCCTCGCTGGAGCCGCCCTTGAGCGCCTCCTCGAGCGCCTTGGCCGCCTCCTCGAGACGGCTCCGCTCCGCCTCGCCCAACTGCTCCTTCAGCTCCTCCACCTGCTTGCGGGTCTGGAAGACCTTCTGGTCGGCCGTGTTGCGCAGCTCGACCTCCTCCTTGCGCTGGGCATCCTCGGCGGCGTGCTCCTCCGCCTCGCGCTTCATGCGCTGGATCTCACTCTCGGAGAGGCCGCTGGAGGCGGTGATCTTGATGGACTGCTCCTTGTTGGTGGCCTTGTCCTTGGCCTTGACGGCCAGGATGCCGTTGGCGTCGATGTCGAAGGCGACCTCGATCTGGGGCACGCCCCGGGGCGCCGGCGGGATGCCGTCCAGCTGGAAGCGCCCGATCGTCTTGTTGTCCACGGCCATGGGACGCTCGCCCTGGAGGACGTGGATGTCCACGGTGGGCTGGTTGTCGCTGGCCGTCGAGAAGACGTTGCTCTTGCTCGTGGGGATGGTCGTGTTGCGCTCGATGAGCACGGTCATGACGCCGCCCAGGGTCTCGATGCCCAAGGAAAGCGGCGTCACGTCGAGCAGGACCATGTCCTTCTCGCCCATCTCGCCGGCCATGATGCCGCCCTGGATGGCGGCGCCCAGGGCCACCACCTCGTCGGGGTTGACCCCCTTGTGCGGCTCCTTGCCGAAGAACTTCTTGACGGCCTCCACCACAGCGGGGACGCGCGTGGAGCCGCCCACCAGGATCACCTCGTCGATGTCCTTGTTCTGCTTGCCGGCGTCGACCATGGCCTTGCGGCAGGGCTCGATGGAGCGCTGGATGAGGTCGTCGACGAGCTGTTCGAACTTGGCCCGCGTGATGGTCATGTCCAGGTGCTTGGGCCCGTCCTGGGTGGCCGTGATGAAAGGCAGGTTGATCTGTGCCTGCTGGCTGCTGGACAGCTCGATCTTGGCCTTTTCGGCGGCCTCCTTGAGGCGCTGGAGGGCCATGGGATCCTTGCGCAGGTCGATCCCCTCCAGCTTCTGGAACTCGGCGGCCAGGTGGTCGATGAGGCGCTGGTCGAAGTCGTCGCCGCCCAGGTGCGTGTCGCCGTTGGTGGACTTCACCTCGAAGGTGCCGTCGGCGATCTCGAGGATGCTGATATCGAAGGTGCCGCCGCCCAGGTCGTAGACGGCCACGCACTCCTCGCCCTTCTTGTCCAGGCCGTAGGCCATGGCCGCGGCCGTGGGCTCGTTGACGATGCGCTTCACCTTGAAGCCGGCGATCTCGCCCGCCTCCTTGGTGGCCTGGCGCTGGGCGTCGTTGAAGTAGGCCGGCACGGTGATGACCGCCTCGCTGACCGTCTCGCCCAGGAAGTCCTCGGCCGCCTGCTTGAGCTTCTGCAGGACCATGGCGCTGATCTGGGGCGGGGCGTAGTCCTTGCCGTCGATCTCGATGCGCGCCACGCCGCCCTGGCCCTTGACCACCTTGTAGGGCACCTCCTTCATCTCCTGGCCCACCTCGTCGAACTTGCGCCCCATGAAGCGCTTGACCGAGGAGATGGTGTTGACCGGGTTGGTGACAGCCTGGCGCTTGGCCGGGGCCCCCACCAGGCGCTCGCCGCTCTTGGTGAAGGCGACGACGCTGGGGGTCGTCCGCCCGCCCTCGGCGTTGGTGATGATGATGGGTTCGCCGCCCTCGATGACGGCCACGCAGCTGTTGGTGGTGCCCAGGTCGATGCCGATGATCTTGCCCATATATCCTTCCTCCATTTTGTTCAGCACACATGGGATGGCAAGGGACGTGCCAGATCAAGCATTGCGTATTTCGGTGTGATGGAAAACGGAGATTCATGATTCATCTGATGACCAGTCCAGGTTTGCACGACCGCCTGTCATCATCAAGTCAATTTGGCAGGCCTTCCTCCTGATGTGGCACAATCTGGCAGCAGCGCCTCCTGTTGCGATGAGGGGACAGGCAAGGGACTTTCCCATCGGATTGGATGGGATTGTCCTGCTCTTGGATCGGTGGGGGGAGGATGTCAACAAAAACCAGGCTTCGGGCGGGAACCTGAGCCAGCGCTTTTCCGTTTGGCCGCGCGCTCCCCATGACGCCCTTCGAAGGGCGGGTGGGGGGAGGTGGGAGGGCCCGAAATGTTCTGAATTGGGCGCGAGACAAATGGACGAACCGACGCGGCCGAAGACCATTCAGGTACTCAAGGTACCCAGCCCACTGTCCAGGCAAGGCGCAACACCGCGTCCACATAATCCCAACAATGGTTGTAGCGATGGATGGCCATGCGCCGCTTGTGCTCCGTCAACTTGCCCCGCCAGCCATTCTCCTTTAGATAGCGCCCCACGCTGAACACGGCATCTGGAAACCCGCCCAGGGCGACATGTCCGTCCCCGTCGCCGTCGTCGCCATAGGCCGCCAGA
The bacterium DNA segment above includes these coding regions:
- a CDS encoding carbohydrate-binding protein, encoding MRRSIALTILLVCAATAGAAVYTTYHWHQQQPIYWPQPSALHPTTVETAWESIQRRNAGAAHPQNDVAQIFSVADRVAAYQWRMRDAIAAMSGPLSGAQVSYAGCLIDNVASLGAAGALGYSPAWNQPIRQARGWTTPGGFPRLDQVLTPYHHSIAPLLDEEALRMEIRIAKLAHERAWGAAPGLSQGFFPPEMCFSTRIIPVLAAEGIQWSFVPNNHLSRACADFPLVLGTGGENCDPPNRADQLNPPQAHWWSRTISRDCTPTNAVPFAMRPHQAQHIDPASGAVSTLTVVPMEMAMSWQDGYQMYGLEDVAQVAPHSEPEQPLLIVLGHDGDNAWGGGYSYYMQSVPGFTAAAVAAGHTPTVVQQYLADHPVSPQDIVHVEDGGWVNADGDFGSPDFINWNWPPVGADGRFDMAGGWAEDIRNWAVITAAQNLVSTAAQIDGDVDPAAVMDPAAHPASSAELAWHHFLPALESGYMYYGAALDMEVKATVACNTAVAHAAQVIGDGALDQTPPTIWLPQQHPHNPGAVGFGSLWGYQQTLHSRDFWVWTFVHDVSGVDSVTFHYRIDADGENPLASHQNETYAGGPEVGSWRQLPMHQRAFPAGNVHNDPNIDFFVMPTVIADQYWLHVTEPELVEEGGLLVDYFVEARDSRGHVRRSPILHTWIGTGQGQGGGGEGGRVSWWPRPGQAGQAFTIQYRVEGGPLPPATDPIWLHYGFNNWGGVSDAPMAWAADSAAWRITLTLPVGAQQVDFVFHDNLGHWDNNSGQDWHVPVEGAAADWAMDGQLDAAAQLVAQAENLQLWAGWNGSRLYLAGTPAQAGRDHFLFLAAPPGAPQPAPWAKAGQAAAWGAYLANEVDNGWSGWFDTGAGAPAQARGAVLEGSLDPAALFGALPDTVWLALGAWTTPNGGVLQLQAPPTLDGDGHLQAGEWVAFPLASPTFSPVELQITRLADGTMRLEWVAPAPPAGWLCTGVRLEASSDGQGWQHLVLTPDTWWTDPAAPTLARRFYRARAVYARP
- the dnaK gene encoding molecular chaperone DnaK is translated as MGKIIGIDLGTTNSCVAVIEGGEPIIITNAEGGRTTPSVVAFTKSGERLVGAPAKRQAVTNPVNTISSVKRFMGRKFDEVGQEMKEVPYKVVKGQGGVARIEIDGKDYAPPQISAMVLQKLKQAAEDFLGETVSEAVITVPAYFNDAQRQATKEAGEIAGFKVKRIVNEPTAAAMAYGLDKKGEECVAVYDLGGGTFDISILEIADGTFEVKSTNGDTHLGGDDFDQRLIDHLAAEFQKLEGIDLRKDPMALQRLKEAAEKAKIELSSSQQAQINLPFITATQDGPKHLDMTITRAKFEQLVDDLIQRSIEPCRKAMVDAGKQNKDIDEVILVGGSTRVPAVVEAVKKFFGKEPHKGVNPDEVVALGAAIQGGIMAGEMGEKDMVLLDVTPLSLGIETLGGVMTVLIERNTTIPTSKSNVFSTASDNQPTVDIHVLQGERPMAVDNKTIGRFQLDGIPPAPRGVPQIEVAFDIDANGILAVKAKDKATNKEQSIKITASSGLSESEIQRMKREAEEHAAEDAQRKEEVELRNTADQKVFQTRKQVEELKEQLGEAERSRLEEAAKALEEALKGGSSEAIKSATEALDKTWQGVSEELYKKAQTAGPGAAGGPGADFAGMGGEPKGQAAAGDDGKAVEADFEVMDDKK